A part of Marinomonas rhizomae genomic DNA contains:
- a CDS encoding GGDEF domain-containing protein has translation MDLVMVTGLYVVIRCNAFPALEIYISLFIAIIIILPSLVLSGGVNSQVAYLLPLYPVMAALIGGYRESLIITILLVIGVILATIFSEHFIDLTEEAYSSTKSIDRGFWLAASIIFSGVFGRFFLKRYSELTEQLKNENIQDPLTGLLNRRGLNLYFSQELDNAEVSNLALSLILIDIDYFKKVNDMYGHDIGDRCLIEIANTLSQAIRKTDIIARFGGEEFIIILPNTQEIEAEVIAEKLRVLISEQKFSEFKLSLSITQGLTQRHSDNDNALKMIKRADKALYKGKEQGRNCIQRSE, from the coding sequence GTGGATTTAGTAATGGTAACCGGCCTCTACGTCGTCATCCGTTGTAATGCTTTTCCTGCATTAGAGATTTATATCTCTTTATTCATTGCTATTATTATAATCCTCCCTTCTCTAGTTTTATCTGGTGGCGTCAACAGTCAGGTCGCTTATTTGCTACCCCTGTACCCTGTCATGGCCGCATTAATTGGGGGTTATAGAGAATCTCTTATTATCACCATTCTGCTAGTCATTGGGGTTATCTTAGCCACGATATTTAGCGAGCACTTCATTGACCTCACGGAAGAAGCGTATTCCAGCACAAAATCAATAGACAGAGGATTTTGGCTAGCTGCCTCTATTATTTTTAGTGGTGTATTTGGACGCTTTTTTCTCAAACGCTATTCAGAGCTCACTGAACAATTGAAAAATGAAAACATACAAGACCCTTTAACTGGTCTACTGAATCGGAGAGGTTTAAACCTCTATTTCAGCCAAGAACTAGATAATGCAGAGGTCTCAAACTTGGCATTGAGTCTCATACTGATTGACATTGACTATTTCAAAAAAGTAAACGATATGTACGGTCATGATATTGGTGACAGATGTTTGATCGAGATAGCCAACACCTTATCTCAAGCAATTAGAAAAACCGACATTATTGCTCGGTTTGGTGGAGAGGAATTCATCATTATTTTACCAAACACACAAGAAATTGAAGCCGAAGTAATAGCGGAAAAATTGAGAGTACTCATATCCGAGCAAAAATTCAGTGAATTTAAATTATCACTTAGCATTACCCAAGGACTCACACAGCGCCATAGCGATAATGATAATGCGCTGAAAATGATTAAGCGTGCAGACAAAGCACTCTATAAAGGCAAAGAACAAGGGCGAAATTGCATACAACGGTCTGAATAA
- a CDS encoding MgtC/SapB family protein codes for MNLESLFSITPFSWSSIATAIFCGVIVGLERQLRGKPVGIRTSALIVLGTYVFIASSMFVAADTTDPSRIIGQVITGIGFLGAGVMLSKDGAVIGVTSAATIWTLAAIGVCIAIVGSYVAIKLSIIVVAILYGVDILEEYSSAFTRGVHSKYSRWRKRD; via the coding sequence ATGAATTTAGAATCGTTATTTTCCATTACTCCCTTTAGCTGGAGTTCGATTGCTACGGCTATTTTTTGTGGCGTTATTGTCGGCTTAGAGCGACAGTTGAGAGGTAAGCCAGTAGGGATTCGAACGTCTGCATTAATTGTATTAGGCACGTATGTGTTTATTGCTTCGTCGATGTTTGTGGCTGCTGATACAACGGACCCATCACGAATTATTGGCCAGGTAATTACTGGGATTGGTTTTCTGGGCGCTGGTGTTATGTTATCTAAAGATGGTGCTGTTATAGGGGTTACCTCTGCGGCAACGATTTGGACATTGGCTGCAATCGGGGTGTGTATTGCGATTGTTGGTTCTTACGTGGCGATAAAGTTATCCATTATTGTGGTCGCTATTTTATATGGCGTAGACATTCTTGAGGAATATTCGTCTGCTTTTACACGCGGCGTACATTCTAAATACAGTCGTTGGCGTAAGAGAGATTAA
- a CDS encoding GNAT family N-acetyltransferase, translating into MVSGYQVSSSREEMDFDVIHGYISNTYWAEGIPKETFKKALDNSLCFGVFSSEGKQVGFARMITDQATFAYLADVFIDEAHRGKGLSKWLMQEVHDHPSLQGLRRILLATRDAHSLYQQFGYTSLSSPATFMQKWQPDIYKG; encoded by the coding sequence ATGGTGTCAGGTTATCAGGTTAGTAGTTCTCGTGAAGAAATGGATTTTGATGTTATTCATGGTTACATATCAAATACGTATTGGGCAGAAGGAATCCCTAAAGAAACTTTTAAAAAGGCATTAGATAATTCATTATGTTTTGGTGTTTTTTCCTCTGAAGGAAAACAAGTTGGTTTTGCCAGAATGATAACGGATCAGGCAACCTTCGCGTATTTGGCGGATGTGTTTATTGATGAAGCACATCGTGGTAAAGGCTTGTCTAAGTGGCTTATGCAGGAAGTCCATGATCATCCCTCTTTACAGGGGTTGAGAAGAATCCTACTGGCCACCAGGGATGCACATAGCTTATACCAACAGTTTGGCTACACATCGTTGAGCTCACCTGCAACCTTTATGCAAAAATGGCAGCCGGATATCTATAAGGGATAG